Proteins from a genomic interval of Yarrowia lipolytica chromosome 1E, complete sequence:
- a CDS encoding uncharacterized protein (Compare to YALI0E16863g, some similarities with uniprot|P38741 Saccharomyces cerevisiae YHL024w RIM4 No sporulation) yields the protein MTNLGSGWPKTIPFGHRTGLPFVPVKFRVWWCRCSDLKDKTLDVLSDHDDTADNSILDDPEPNSFTSDSLTAAEPETREDDKGTPYYPNQERPSRPSSCVFVASLNATLTDDQLNNSVTRHFAQWGSIAFVKVLRDLCERPYAFVQFNTDDDAKNAIAKGQGTYLDNRYIRCEPARVNRTLFVYQNPSTTSPVSIPPLR from the exons ATGACTAATCTGGGATCTGGATGGCCCAAGACAATCCCTTTTGGTCACAGAACCGGGTTGCCGTTTGTTCCCGTCAAATTCCGAgtgtggtggtgtcgtTGTT CCGACCTCAAAGACAAGACGCTCGATGTCCTTAGCGACCACGACGACACCGCTGACAACAGCATCCTAGACGACCCCGAGCCCAACTCGTTCACCTCGGACTCTCTCACTGCTGCCGAGCCCGAGACCAGAGAAGATGACAAGGGAACCCCGTACTACCCCAACCAGGAACGACCGTCGCGGCCGTCGTcgtgtgtgtttgtggccaGCTTGAACGCCACCCTCACCGAcgaccagctcaacaaTTCGGTCACCCGCCACTTTGCCCAGTGGGGCTCCATTGCCTTCGTCAAGGTCCTCCGAGACCTGTGCGAGCGGCCCTACGCCTTTGTCCAGTTCAacaccgacgacgacgccAAGAacgccattgccaaggGTCAGGGAACCTACCTCGACAACCGCTACATTCGTTGCGAGCCTGCTCGAGTCAACCGAACCCTCTTTGTTTACCAAAACCCATCCACCACGTCTCCCGTAAGTATCCCCCCCCTCCGATGA
- a CDS encoding uncharacterized protein (Compare to YALI0E16885g, similar to Saccharomyces cerevisiae SBP1 (YHL034C) and RNP1 (YLL046C); ancestral locus Anc_4.7, weakly similar to DEHA0F03850g Debaryomyces hansenii), translating to MYGQPPKGQDVDSHPSDKPQEADGDPKPKVNIGTPFYPRQPRAVSYGGGGGLQNSRWAPQGQYRMDKDNHYHHNPHHHYGGNGYRGGGGGYGGRRHYRPKAYGPTPVPYYVDYQDWYAPNGPHMAAGAGYYVDPPMSQKPHVRGDGGHHN from the coding sequence ATGTATGGCCAGCCGCCCAAAGGTCAGGATGTTGACAGCCATCCGTCGGACAAGCCCCAGGAGGCTGACGGGGaccccaagcccaaggtCAACATTGGCACACCCTTCTACCCCAGACAGCCGCGGGCTGTGTCCTACGGAGGAGGTGGGGGGCTGCAGAACAGCCGGTGGGCTCCTCAGGGCCAATACCGgatggacaaggacaacCACTACCACCACAACCCTCACCACCACTACGGAGGCAACGGGTATCGAGGAGGCGGTGGTGGATACGGCGGTCGACGTCACTACCGGCCCAAGGCTTACGGGCCTACTCCGGTGCCCTACTACGTGGACTACCAGGACTGGTATGCTCCCAATGGCCCTCACATGGCGGCGGGCGCAGGATATTACGTGGACCCGCCCATGTCTCAGAAGCCCCATGTCCGAGGGGACGGTGGACACCACAACTAG